From the genome of Deinococcus sp. JMULE3, one region includes:
- a CDS encoding PepSY-associated TM helix domain-containing protein: MRRPAPRPRTLKARTNVWLRWAHTYTSMISLLVVLFFSLTGITLNHPDWVFGTQEVTRTVTGTLPNGWIKDGQPDWLTVAEELRAQQGLKGRAAEPRADDQQADISFLAPGYSADTVINVRTGTYETTILEQGAVAVMNDLHKGRDASPTWKWVIDVSAAFLVVISLTGLGILLYLKKTRVQALTVMGIGAVLTVLLAWQASR; this comes from the coding sequence GTGCGGCGCCCCGCCCCGCGCCCCCGCACGCTGAAGGCCCGCACGAACGTCTGGCTGCGCTGGGCGCACACGTACACCAGCATGATCAGCCTGCTCGTCGTGCTGTTCTTCAGCCTGACCGGCATCACCCTGAACCACCCGGACTGGGTATTCGGCACGCAGGAAGTCACCCGCACCGTGACCGGCACCCTCCCGAACGGCTGGATCAAGGACGGGCAACCCGACTGGCTGACCGTCGCCGAGGAACTACGCGCCCAGCAGGGCCTGAAGGGCCGCGCTGCGGAGCCCCGCGCGGACGACCAGCAGGCCGATATCTCGTTCCTGGCGCCCGGCTACAGCGCCGACACCGTGATCAATGTCAGGACCGGCACGTACGAGACCACCATCCTGGAGCAGGGCGCCGTGGCGGTCATGAACGACCTGCACAAGGGCCGCGACGCGAGCCCCACCTGGAAGTGGGTCATCGACGTCAGCGCCGCGTTCCTCGTCGTGATCTCCCTGACGGGCCTGGGCATCCTGCTGTACCTCAAGAAGACCCGCGTGCAGGCCCTGACCGTCATGGGCATCGGGGCGGTCCTGACCGTGCTGCTCGCGTGGCAGGCCAGCCGCTAG
- a CDS encoding DUF1775 domain-containing protein — protein MFNLKTVLPLAAALFLSVAGAHATVRTETGLTESAAGKSETYRLNVPTEKEIATTQIRLVVPAGVVISRFQVTPGFTRTVKKDASGLVTEVVWKGRVAPMEYARFFFQAKNPAAAGEVVWKIYQTYSDGSVVAWDDADPARGPASRTTVK, from the coding sequence ATGTTCAACCTGAAAACCGTTCTGCCCCTTGCCGCCGCCCTGTTCCTGTCCGTCGCGGGCGCGCACGCCACCGTCCGCACCGAGACCGGCCTGACCGAATCCGCCGCCGGGAAAAGTGAGACGTACCGCCTGAACGTCCCCACCGAGAAGGAGATCGCCACCACCCAGATCCGCCTCGTGGTGCCCGCCGGGGTCGTGATCAGCCGCTTTCAGGTCACGCCCGGCTTCACGCGCACCGTGAAGAAGGACGCCTCTGGCCTCGTGACCGAGGTCGTCTGGAAGGGCCGCGTGGCGCCCATGGAGTACGCCCGCTTCTTCTTCCAGGCGAAGAACCCGGCGGCGGCCGGTGAGGTCGTGTGGAAGATCTATCAGACGTACAGCGACGGCAGCGTCGTCGCGTGGGACGACGCCGACCCTGCTAGGGGCCCGGCCAGCAGGACCACCGTCAAGTAA
- a CDS encoding nitroreductase family protein codes for MTDDRHRRPEDVRAFYDAHRTVRQYQTHEDGTPLPMPAEHLDVILHAAQRAPTDATAQLYSLIRITRPELRARMAELTTNAHIATASEAFVVCADVRRVGRVLEVAGQETGTWPAIAVHFGIGDAVMAGTNLLTAAEMLGYQGCWIGGVLNGLDGIIEELKLPQGVLPFAALTIGRPAEDAPYRPRVPRPLVIHTDEYRTGTDDEIREAVQVMNPIAARGDQPGDWARLLTAYFGQGGGMEKREPGLVAALKKQGLWAGGE; via the coding sequence ATGACCGACGACCGCCACCGCCGCCCCGAGGATGTCCGCGCTTTCTACGACGCGCACCGCACCGTCCGCCAGTACCAGACCCACGAGGACGGCACGCCCCTGCCCATGCCCGCAGAGCACCTGGACGTCATCCTGCACGCCGCGCAGCGCGCCCCGACCGACGCGACCGCGCAGCTGTACTCCCTGATCCGCATCACCCGCCCGGAACTGCGCGCCCGCATGGCTGAACTCACCACGAACGCGCACATCGCCACCGCCAGCGAGGCGTTCGTCGTGTGCGCCGACGTGCGCCGCGTGGGGCGGGTGCTGGAGGTCGCCGGGCAGGAGACAGGCACGTGGCCCGCCATCGCCGTTCACTTCGGCATCGGGGACGCCGTCATGGCCGGGACGAACCTCCTGACCGCCGCCGAGATGCTCGGCTACCAGGGCTGCTGGATCGGCGGCGTGCTGAACGGCCTGGATGGCATCATCGAGGAACTGAAGCTCCCGCAGGGCGTCCTGCCGTTCGCCGCGCTGACGATCGGCCGCCCCGCCGAGGACGCCCCGTACCGCCCGCGCGTGCCCCGCCCGCTGGTCATCCACACCGACGAGTACCGCACCGGAACCGACGACGAGATCCGCGAGGCCGTACAGGTCATGAACCCCATCGCGGCGCGCGGCGATCAGCCCGGCGACTGGGCGCGCCTGCTCACCGCGTACTTCGGGCAGGGCGGCGGCATGGAGAAACGCGAACCCGGCCTCGTGGCCGCGCTGAAAAAACAGGGCCTCTGGGCTGGCGGGGAGTAA
- a CDS encoding NADP-dependent oxidoreductase has translation MTTSREVQLAARPVGAPKDSDFNLVDLTLPAPAAGQIQVRNLYLTVDPYMRGRMNDAKSYAAPFALGETMTGGAVGVVTHSEDASVPVGAHVLHDQGWRTHANIDARRVKVLPELPGVPLSAYLGVLGMPGLTAYAGLLRTAEFKPGDVVFVSGAAGAVGSAVGQIARLKGAARVIGSAGSADKVRHLTDTLRFDAAFNYKDGPVAEQLKAAAPDGIDVYFDNVGGEHLEAAIGSMRVQGRAAICGMISMYNATEPTPAPRNLVQIIGKQLTLRGFLVTPHYDLFDTFAQEVGGWIASGELKFDETVVEGIDGTPAAFMGLLQGQNTGKMIVKL, from the coding sequence ATGACGACCTCACGCGAAGTGCAACTCGCCGCCCGTCCCGTCGGCGCCCCCAAAGACAGTGACTTCAACCTCGTGGACCTCACCCTGCCCGCGCCCGCCGCCGGGCAGATTCAGGTCCGCAACCTCTACCTGACGGTCGATCCGTACATGCGCGGCCGCATGAACGACGCCAAGAGCTACGCCGCGCCCTTCGCCCTGGGCGAGACCATGACCGGCGGCGCCGTCGGCGTCGTCACGCACAGCGAGGACGCCAGCGTCCCGGTCGGCGCGCACGTCCTGCACGACCAGGGCTGGCGCACCCACGCCAACATCGACGCGCGGCGCGTGAAGGTGCTGCCCGAACTGCCCGGCGTGCCCCTCAGCGCGTACCTGGGCGTGCTGGGCATGCCCGGCCTGACCGCGTACGCGGGCCTGCTGCGCACCGCCGAATTCAAGCCCGGCGACGTGGTGTTCGTGTCCGGCGCCGCCGGAGCCGTCGGCAGCGCCGTCGGGCAGATCGCCCGCCTGAAGGGCGCCGCGCGCGTGATCGGCAGCGCGGGCAGTGCGGACAAGGTGCGCCACCTGACCGACACCCTGCGCTTCGACGCGGCCTTCAACTACAAGGATGGCCCGGTCGCCGAGCAGCTGAAAGCCGCCGCGCCCGACGGGATCGACGTGTACTTCGACAACGTCGGCGGCGAGCACCTGGAGGCCGCCATCGGCAGCATGCGCGTTCAGGGCCGCGCGGCCATCTGCGGCATGATCAGCATGTACAACGCCACCGAACCCACCCCCGCGCCCCGCAACCTCGTGCAGATCATCGGTAAGCAGCTCACGCTGCGCGGCTTCCTCGTCACGCCCCACTACGACCTGTTCGACACCTTCGCGCAGGAAGTCGGCGGCTGGATCGCCAGCGGCGAACTGAAATTCGACGAGACCGTCGTCGAGGGCATTGACGGGACGCCCGCCGCATTCATGGGCCTGCTGCAGGGCCAGAACACCGGGAAGATGATCGTCAAGCTGTAA
- a CDS encoding aminotransferase class I/II-fold pyridoxal phosphate-dependent enzyme, producing the protein MSDPKPAPTYDLTTLAARAGEEARPNRAAALVEPIYQSTVYAFADLDDLDRAMSGEEPAAFYYRNGTPNAATLERALATLEGTEAALVAGSGMAAISAALLGVLKAGDHVITDARVYGVTYALLAEEFPRLGIEVSFVDACDLNEVEAAFRANTRVVHVESLTNPLLTVPDVPALARMAHGRGALLSVDNTFASPAMFRPAEHGADLVTHSVSKYLSGHSTAFGGVLCASAELVALARTRLLRLGGTISAFDAWMTMQGLKTLGLRMRAHSGNAQAIADVLVNHPRVKAVYHPGLSDHPQFHLAMDLYPNGFGGMLSADIEDAPRFVKALAGRIPLAPSLADVVTTLSWPWGTSHRPLPEAERRRLGITPNLLRLSIGIEDIGDLLGDFERALDE; encoded by the coding sequence GTGAGCGACCCCAAGCCCGCCCCCACCTACGACCTGACCACCCTGGCCGCCCGCGCGGGCGAGGAAGCGCGCCCCAACCGCGCCGCCGCTCTGGTCGAGCCGATCTACCAGAGCACCGTGTACGCGTTCGCGGACCTGGACGACCTGGACCGCGCCATGAGCGGTGAGGAACCCGCCGCGTTCTACTACCGCAACGGCACCCCGAACGCCGCGACGCTGGAACGCGCCCTGGCGACCCTGGAAGGCACCGAGGCCGCGCTGGTCGCCGGGAGCGGCATGGCGGCGATCAGCGCCGCGCTGCTGGGCGTGCTGAAGGCCGGGGATCACGTCATCACGGACGCGCGGGTGTACGGCGTGACGTACGCGCTGCTGGCCGAGGAATTCCCCCGCCTGGGCATCGAGGTGTCCTTCGTCGACGCCTGCGACCTGAACGAGGTCGAGGCCGCCTTCCGCGCGAACACCCGCGTCGTGCACGTCGAGAGCCTCACCAACCCGCTGCTGACCGTCCCGGACGTGCCCGCCCTGGCCCGCATGGCCCACGGGCGCGGCGCGCTATTGAGCGTGGACAACACCTTCGCCAGCCCCGCCATGTTCCGCCCCGCCGAGCACGGCGCCGATCTGGTCACGCACTCGGTCAGCAAGTACCTCAGCGGGCACTCCACGGCGTTCGGCGGCGTGCTGTGCGCCTCGGCGGAACTGGTCGCCCTGGCCCGCACGCGCCTGCTGCGCCTGGGCGGCACCATCAGCGCCTTCGACGCGTGGATGACCATGCAGGGCCTCAAGACCCTCGGCCTGCGCATGCGCGCCCACAGCGGCAACGCGCAGGCCATCGCGGACGTCCTCGTGAACCACCCGCGCGTGAAGGCCGTGTACCACCCGGGCCTCAGCGACCACCCGCAGTTCCACCTCGCCATGGACCTCTACCCGAACGGTTTCGGCGGAATGCTCAGCGCCGACATCGAGGACGCCCCACGCTTCGTGAAGGCCCTCGCCGGGCGGATCCCGCTCGCCCCATCCCTGGCGGACGTCGTCACGACGCTGTCGTGGCCGTGGGGCACCTCGCACCGCCCCCTGCCCGAAGCGGAACGCCGCCGCCTGGGCATCACCCCCAACCTGCTGCGCCTGAGCATCGGCATCGAGGACATCGGCGACCTGCTCGGCGACTTCGAACGGGCACTGGACGAGTAA
- a CDS encoding rhomboid family intramembrane serine protease gives MRAPPRQTFTRSTGTPRPGVSLGRAATVTAALIAGLWVQEGADQLVFQGQLDQFGIEPRAPGTFWHVLTAPFLHAGFGHLIANTVPLAVLTFMSALRGVARFLAALLLIVLIGGGLVWLLGRGGSVHLGASELVFGLLAYLLGVGWWERTPLAVGVAVAAFLLYGGILWGVLPANPAVSWEAHLFGFVGGLIAAAILHRKRPPARPASSFPR, from the coding sequence ATGCGCGCCCCACCCCGTCAGACCTTCACGCGCTCCACAGGCACCCCACGACCGGGGGTCAGCCTGGGCCGCGCCGCGACCGTCACCGCCGCCCTGATCGCGGGCCTGTGGGTGCAGGAGGGCGCCGATCAACTGGTGTTCCAGGGGCAGCTGGACCAGTTCGGCATCGAGCCGCGCGCACCCGGCACGTTCTGGCACGTCCTGACCGCGCCGTTCCTGCACGCGGGCTTCGGGCACCTGATCGCGAACACCGTGCCCCTGGCCGTCCTGACGTTCATGAGTGCCCTGCGCGGCGTGGCGCGCTTCCTGGCGGCGCTGCTGCTGATCGTCCTGATCGGCGGGGGGCTTGTGTGGCTACTCGGCCGGGGCGGGAGCGTGCATCTGGGCGCCAGTGAACTGGTGTTCGGGCTGCTCGCGTACCTGCTGGGCGTCGGCTGGTGGGAACGCACCCCGCTGGCAGTCGGCGTGGCGGTCGCGGCGTTCCTGCTGTACGGCGGCATCCTGTGGGGCGTCCTCCCGGCCAACCCGGCCGTGTCGTGGGAGGCGCACCTGTTCGGCTTCGTGGGCGGCCTGATCGCCGCCGCGATCCTCCACCGCAAGCGGCCCCCGGCGCGGCCCGCGTCCAGCTTCCCGCGCTGA
- a CDS encoding copper resistance CopC family protein gives MKKILPLLTALTLSVAAAHTAVSGVTPALNATVTAPKTVTLAFSEPVELRFSTFRVMAVPAGVTVAEAARRALAEKADSAALANQPVKLSGAAARLSLTLKPRLKPGQYVIAWKILSEDGHPVTGSSAFRVR, from the coding sequence ATGAAGAAGATCCTGCCCCTGCTGACTGCCCTGACCCTGTCCGTGGCGGCGGCCCACACCGCTGTGTCGGGCGTGACCCCGGCGCTGAACGCCACCGTGACCGCCCCGAAGACCGTGACCCTGGCATTCAGCGAGCCCGTGGAACTGCGTTTCTCGACGTTCCGCGTGATGGCGGTCCCGGCGGGCGTGACGGTCGCCGAGGCGGCGCGGCGTGCCCTGGCCGAGAAGGCCGACTCGGCGGCACTGGCAAACCAGCCAGTCAAGCTGAGTGGCGCGGCGGCCCGGCTGTCGCTGACCCTGAAGCCCAGGCTGAAGCCCGGTCAGTACGTGATCGCCTGGAAGATCCTGTCGGAGGACGGGCATCCCGTGACGGGCAGCAGTGCCTTCCGGGTCCGCTGA
- a CDS encoding isocitrate/isopropylmalate dehydrogenase family protein, whose amino-acid sequence MAKYRICLIEGDGIGHEVIPATRRVLDAAGFDAEYVHAEAGYEYYLDHGTSVPQATYDAVENTHATLFGAATSPSGEKPAGFFGAIRHLRQKYGLYANVRPTKTRPVPGAYENVDLVIVRENTQGLYVEQERRYGDTAIADTVITKDASDRIGKFAADLAMKRGKRLTVVHKANVLPVTQGLFLNTILDHARTVDGLNTSTMIVDNAAMQLVRNPQQFDVMVMTNMFGDILSDLAAGLVGGLGIAASGNVGDKFGIFESVHGSAPDIAGQGISNPTATILAAVLMLDHIGDHDTARRLDNAVNKVLVEGPRTRDLGGTAGTEEFTNAVIAALA is encoded by the coding sequence ATGGCGAAATATCGCATCTGCTTGATTGAAGGCGACGGGATCGGCCACGAAGTGATCCCCGCGACCCGCCGCGTCCTGGACGCCGCCGGCTTCGACGCCGAGTACGTCCACGCCGAGGCCGGGTACGAGTACTACCTCGACCACGGCACCAGCGTCCCCCAGGCGACGTACGACGCCGTGGAGAACACCCACGCGACCCTGTTCGGCGCGGCCACCAGCCCCAGCGGCGAGAAACCCGCCGGGTTCTTCGGCGCGATCCGCCACCTGCGCCAGAAGTACGGCCTGTACGCCAACGTGCGCCCCACCAAGACCCGCCCCGTGCCCGGCGCGTACGAGAACGTCGACCTCGTGATCGTCCGCGAGAACACCCAGGGGCTGTACGTCGAGCAGGAACGCCGCTACGGCGACACCGCCATCGCCGACACCGTCATCACGAAGGACGCCAGCGACCGCATCGGCAAGTTCGCCGCCGACCTCGCCATGAAGCGTGGCAAGCGCCTGACGGTCGTGCACAAGGCCAACGTGCTGCCCGTCACGCAGGGCCTGTTCCTGAACACCATCCTCGACCACGCCAGGACCGTGGACGGCCTGAACACCAGCACCATGATCGTGGACAACGCCGCCATGCAGCTCGTGCGCAACCCCCAGCAGTTCGACGTGATGGTCATGACGAACATGTTCGGTGACATCCTCTCCGACCTCGCCGCCGGTCTGGTCGGCGGGCTGGGCATCGCCGCCAGCGGGAACGTCGGCGACAAGTTCGGCATCTTCGAGTCCGTGCACGGCTCGGCACCCGACATCGCCGGTCAGGGCATCAGCAACCCCACCGCGACCATCCTCGCGGCCGTCCTGATGCTCGACCACATCGGCGACCACGACACGGCGCGCCGCCTCGACAACGCCGTGAACAAGGTCCTCGTCGAGGGCCCCCGAACCCGCGACCTCGGCGGCACCGCCGGCACCGAGGAGTTCACGAACGCCGTCATCGCCGCCCTGGCGTAA